GAGTCACAGTGGGTTGTTCTTTGGCCAGGCTGCTGGTGGGTTTGATGGCCGCACGCATGACAATCGGCATTCCGGAGCTGATGCCACCCAGCATTCCACCGTGACGGTTTGACGAGGTTTGTATCAATGGCGACGAGGGATCCGGTGTCGAATTATGGGCGACAAAGATGTCGTTGTTTTCTGATCCGCGAAGTTCAGCACACGCAAAGCCATTGCCGTATTCCACCCCCAGAACGGCTGGGAGGCTGAACAACGCTTTGCCGAGGTCCGCCTTCAGCTTATCGAAGACCGGGTCGCCGAGCCCGGCTGGAATTCCTGTAGCGACCAGTTCTGCAACGCCTCCGATAGAATCTGTATCGCGACGAACTTCATCGATCAGTGCAACCATCCGTGCGGCAGCATCTGAATCGGGACAGCGCACAAAATTGGGGCTGCCATCAGGAAGGGTTTCCACTTGTTCCAGAGTGACGGAGGCCGGATCGGGGACGGATGCTTTGATTCCGCCAACTTGTGTCACGTAGCCAATGACTGATCCACCGAATTCGTGGGCGATCAGTTTTTTTGCGATGGCCCCCGCTGCCACTCGAGCCGTCGTTTCCCTGGCGCTGCTTCGTCCGCCTCCGCGGTAATCCCGAAAACCATAGCGAGCGTCGAATGTGTAATCGGCGTGGCCCGGTCGGTATTTGTCCTTAATGTCAGAGTAATCCCGGCTTCGCTGGTCCGTATTTCGGATCAGAACAGCGATGCTTGTGCCCGTCGTCCGACCTTCGAAAACCCCCGACAGAATCTCGGGAGCGTCGGGTTCCTGCCGTTGTGTGACCAATGGACTTTGTCCGGGGCGACGACGGTCGAGATCTTTCTTCAAATCCTCCTCGGATAGTGGCAATCCGGGAGGAACTCCGTCGATGATGACAACATTGCCCGGACCATGACTTTCGCCTGCCGTCGTGATTCGGAACAATTGACCAAAAGAATTCCCGGGCATCTTCTTACCACCGAAAACATGTTACAACGTTTCATACTGATCTGGCTGATCGCTTCGTCCACCGCCGCATTCTACTGGCCGAAACTCGGGATTGCATTCGACCCGTTTCTGGCTGCTGGTGGGTCAGCGATCCACTGGTTGATTGTAGTGACCATGTTTTGTGTTGGCGCGGTGCTTCCAGTCGATGAGGTCCGGCAGATCAGAAAGCGATGGCCGAATGTGCTGATTGGAACGGCCATCCAGTACATCAGCATGCCTTTACTGGCCTGGCTGACCGTCTTAATTATGAAACCAGAACCCCAGCTCGCCGCCGGCATCATTATTGTCGGGTGTGTGCCGGGGGCGATGGCTTCGAACGTGCTGACACTGACAGCTCGGGGAAACGTCAGCTATTCTGTCAGCCTGACAACGATGGCAACACTTCTTTCGCCATTGATCGTTCCGCGGGCACTTCAGCTGACCATGCACAGTGATGTGCCCTATGACGGCAATGCTGCGGTTCGGTTACTCCTCCTGCAGGTGGTCCTGCCGGTCGTCACCGGTCACGTGCTGCGTCGGTTTTCCAGTCGATTTCTCCGGTTGGCCGATCGATTCGCGGCGACCATCGCAAATCTGACGATTCTGGCGATCATTGCCATCGCGGTGGGTCTGAAGCGGGCTGATGTGTCACAGGCCACGGGCACTCTGCTGATGGCACTGGCCTGCATGAATGCCGGCGGGTACCTGTGCGGATATCTGGGTGGTCGCGCGGGTGGTCTGACAGAACCGATGCGTCGC
This window of the Planctomycetaceae bacterium genome carries:
- the aroC gene encoding chorismate synthase, whose protein sequence is MPGNSFGQLFRITTAGESHGPGNVVIIDGVPPGLPLSEEDLKKDLDRRRPGQSPLVTQRQEPDAPEILSGVFEGRTTGTSIAVLIRNTDQRSRDYSDIKDKYRPGHADYTFDARYGFRDYRGGGRSSARETTARVAAGAIAKKLIAHEFGGSVIGYVTQVGGIKASVPDPASVTLEQVETLPDGSPNFVRCPDSDAAARMVALIDEVRRDTDSIGGVAELVATGIPAGLGDPVFDKLKADLGKALFSLPAVLGVEYGNGFACAELRGSENNDIFVAHNSTPDPSSPLIQTSSNRHGGMLGGISSGMPIVMRAAIKPTSSLAKEQPTVTRDGQSTTISTKGRHDPCLLPRFIPMGEAMMAIVLADHWLRLKAIRAV
- a CDS encoding bile acid:sodium symporter family protein, producing MLQRFILIWLIASSTAAFYWPKLGIAFDPFLAAGGSAIHWLIVVTMFCVGAVLPVDEVRQIRKRWPNVLIGTAIQYISMPLLAWLTVLIMKPEPQLAAGIIIVGCVPGAMASNVLTLTARGNVSYSVSLTTMATLLSPLIVPRALQLTMHSDVPYDGNAAVRLLLLQVVLPVVTGHVLRRFSSRFLRLADRFAATIANLTILAIIAIAVGLKRADVSQATGTLLMALACMNAGGYLCGYLGGRAGGLTEPMRRALTLEVGMQNAGAGVALAQVLFGPDSPAIIPCIVYTFGCMLTGTILATVWHRFPPEPDTQAS